A single window of Mycolicibacterium aurum DNA harbors:
- a CDS encoding rhamnosyl O-methyltransferase — translation MASGVLAPFLYESTGSEVEEYHKWYYNTNVWKQTTWMGVDCWKSVSDMWNYQEILFDLKPSLFIEFGSAHGGSAMFFADTMRRIGEPFNLLSVDVTHQLLNPIAQRDPDIQFVKSRSTVPAVAERIRRLQNELPGKTFAILDSDHSMEHVLAEMKLLRPLLKKGDYLIVEDSMLNGHPNLPGWGPGPYEAIEAYEAEFPDDYTHDFARENKFGFTFAPNGFLVRN, via the coding sequence CTGGCAAGTGGTGTTCTGGCGCCATTTCTGTATGAGTCGACGGGCTCAGAGGTCGAGGAGTACCACAAGTGGTACTACAACACGAACGTCTGGAAGCAGACCACATGGATGGGCGTCGACTGCTGGAAGTCGGTCAGCGACATGTGGAACTACCAAGAGATCCTGTTCGACCTGAAGCCTTCCCTGTTCATCGAATTCGGCTCAGCCCACGGCGGGTCTGCGATGTTCTTCGCCGACACGATGAGGCGCATCGGCGAACCATTCAACCTGCTCTCCGTGGATGTGACCCACCAATTGCTCAATCCGATCGCCCAGCGCGACCCCGACATCCAGTTCGTCAAATCACGCTCCACTGTGCCGGCCGTGGCCGAACGCATCCGCCGGCTACAGAACGAGCTGCCGGGCAAAACATTTGCGATCCTGGACAGTGACCACTCGATGGAGCACGTGCTTGCCGAGATGAAACTGCTGCGGCCGCTTCTGAAGAAGGGCGACTACCTCATCGTGGAGGATTCCATGCTGAACGGGCACCCGAACCTTCCTGGGTGGGGGCCTGGGCCGTACGAGGCCATTGAGGCATACGAGGCAGAGTTCCCGGACGACTACACCCACGATTTTGCGAGGGAGAACAAGTTCGGCTTCACTTTCGCGCCAAACGGATTCCTGGTCCGCAACTAG
- a CDS encoding NAD-dependent epimerase/dehydratase family protein produces MPNVVVTGGYGFVGSHLVTALLDRGDTVTVFDYAKNTHDTSIDFDRYPGFRFVQGDVTDLEALEAAITPEVDSVFHLASVVGVNKYVEDPLRVVDVSVIGTRNVLTLCHRHGARLVFTSTSEVYGKNPGIPWKEDDDRVLGSTRTARWSYSTSKAMAEHMVFGMHDAHGLPVTVVRFFNVYGPRQNPIFVLSKSIHRILNGREPLLYDSGDQTRCFTYVDDAVAGTLLAAGSEAAIGEVFNIGSMTETTMREAVDLAIKIAKVDAVSSTAAFDTAERYGARYEDIPRRVPDSTKAQQMLGWQLKIDLEEGIRRTIDWARENPWYLD; encoded by the coding sequence ATGCCCAATGTCGTTGTCACGGGTGGCTACGGCTTCGTCGGATCGCATCTGGTGACCGCACTGCTCGATCGCGGAGACACGGTGACCGTGTTCGACTATGCGAAGAACACGCACGACACGAGCATCGACTTCGATCGGTATCCCGGCTTCCGATTCGTGCAGGGCGATGTCACCGATCTGGAGGCGTTGGAGGCGGCCATCACGCCTGAGGTCGACTCCGTATTCCACCTCGCGTCTGTGGTGGGGGTCAACAAGTACGTCGAGGATCCGTTGCGCGTCGTCGATGTCAGCGTCATCGGAACCCGTAATGTGTTGACTCTGTGCCATCGTCACGGCGCCCGCCTGGTATTCACCAGCACGTCGGAGGTGTACGGCAAGAATCCCGGCATCCCGTGGAAAGAGGATGACGACCGCGTTCTCGGGTCGACACGAACCGCCCGCTGGAGCTACAGCACCAGCAAGGCGATGGCCGAGCACATGGTCTTCGGCATGCACGACGCGCATGGCCTGCCAGTCACAGTTGTCCGGTTCTTCAACGTGTACGGGCCCCGCCAGAACCCGATTTTCGTGCTGTCCAAAAGTATTCACCGGATCCTCAACGGTCGGGAACCCCTGCTCTATGATTCCGGTGACCAGACCCGGTGCTTCACCTACGTCGACGACGCCGTGGCCGGCACACTCCTGGCTGCGGGCAGCGAAGCGGCGATCGGAGAGGTGTTCAACATCGGAAGCATGACCGAGACGACGATGCGCGAAGCGGTTGATCTCGCGATCAAGATCGCCAAGGTGGACGCCGTGTCGAGCACGGCAGCATTCGACACCGCCGAGCGATACGGCGCACGCTACGAGGATATTCCGCGCCGCGTTCCTGATTCGACGAAGGCGCAGCAGATGCTTGGCTGGCAGCTCAAGATCGATCTGGAGGAGGGGATTCGCCGCACCATCGACTGGGCGCGGGAGAATCCCTGGTACCTGGACTGA
- a CDS encoding nucleotide sugar dehydrogenase — MARGAFGRSDAEIDLLVRGMRSGIAVVGFGYIGTVIGAVLADRGWPVTGIDVRRSVVDDINQGRTSVSEPGLGEMVANNVRIGRLRATTDFSAVADNDFVIVNVGTPLGPDYEPIVDDIKAAARAVGEHLQPGHVVILKSTVPPDTTENLVKPILEDASGLRAGVDFGLAFCPERLAEGQAIHELTSIPVVVGAVDECSARACATLWRHALGVDSVIVEDPRTAEMVKLADNMWVDLNVALANELAKVCDRLGMDALQVIEAANTMPKGGNPVNILRPSMGVGGYCLTKDPWFINHLGQSLGLDLSIPRTSRTVNDTMPGYTYGLLGQLLSEQGKTIEDCKIAVLGIAFKNNTGDCRLTPTKYIVSMLEDSRCRLSIHDPWVHDDEALSVTDIPLTPDIESAVKDADALVVLAGHREFHQVPLTRLADLTTDGCVFLDGRNSFDPAAVRAAGFVYKGIGR; from the coding sequence ATGGCTAGGGGAGCATTCGGACGCAGCGACGCCGAAATCGATCTGCTGGTCCGCGGCATGCGGTCGGGGATCGCGGTCGTTGGCTTCGGATACATCGGTACCGTCATCGGTGCGGTGCTCGCTGATCGCGGATGGCCCGTGACCGGGATCGATGTACGCCGCAGCGTCGTCGACGACATCAATCAGGGCAGAACGTCGGTGTCCGAACCCGGCCTGGGCGAGATGGTGGCCAACAACGTGCGGATCGGCCGCCTCCGCGCCACAACAGATTTCAGCGCCGTCGCCGACAACGATTTCGTTATCGTCAACGTGGGCACGCCGTTGGGTCCGGACTACGAACCTATCGTCGACGACATCAAAGCCGCCGCGCGCGCTGTCGGAGAACACCTGCAGCCAGGGCACGTCGTGATCCTCAAGAGCACCGTTCCGCCGGACACCACTGAAAACCTGGTCAAGCCCATCCTTGAAGACGCCTCGGGACTGCGCGCCGGCGTGGATTTCGGTCTGGCCTTTTGTCCCGAGCGCCTTGCCGAGGGGCAGGCCATACACGAGCTGACATCGATTCCCGTCGTCGTCGGAGCCGTCGACGAATGCAGCGCGAGGGCGTGCGCCACCCTATGGCGGCATGCGCTGGGCGTCGACTCGGTGATCGTCGAGGACCCGAGGACCGCCGAGATGGTCAAACTCGCCGACAACATGTGGGTTGACCTCAACGTCGCGCTGGCCAACGAGCTCGCGAAGGTATGCGACCGGCTAGGGATGGACGCCTTGCAAGTCATCGAGGCCGCCAACACGATGCCCAAGGGCGGAAATCCGGTCAACATCCTGCGTCCGAGCATGGGTGTCGGCGGATACTGCCTCACCAAAGACCCTTGGTTCATCAATCATCTCGGGCAGTCCCTCGGACTGGACCTGTCGATTCCGCGGACATCACGAACCGTCAACGACACCATGCCCGGCTACACCTACGGCCTGCTCGGACAACTCCTGTCCGAGCAGGGAAAGACCATCGAGGATTGCAAGATCGCGGTGCTCGGCATCGCGTTCAAGAACAATACCGGTGACTGCCGGCTGACCCCGACGAAGTACATCGTGTCGATGCTCGAAGACTCCCGGTGCCGGTTGTCGATCCACGACCCCTGGGTGCACGACGACGAGGCCCTGTCGGTCACCGATATCCCGTTGACCCCGGACATCGAGTCGGCGGTCAAGGACGCCGACGCACTGGTGGTACTGGCGGGGCACCGGGAGTTCCACCAGGTGCCGTTGACCCGGCTGGCAGACCTCACCACGGACGGGTGCGTGTTCCTCGACGGGCGCAACAGTTTCGACCCCGCGGCCGTGCGGGCGGCTGGATTCGTATACAAGGGCATCGGGCGCTGA